One genomic window of Cupriavidus oxalaticus includes the following:
- a CDS encoding efflux transporter outer membrane subunit, protein MPQDPSRSALHPTTRSRLQRPGAGIAPRAVPLLLAAALAACAVGPDYQTPSSDLPAAYPHAAALEAREATREAPALDSWWQGFDDPALTRVIRRALEQNLDLAAAIARVDQARAAAQYAGAALLPEGSLSGSVVKQHQSLEGPLGSLANSRPGFDRNSTVYSVGAGASWEIDVAGGLRRGAEAASAEAQAAEAEHMGVRVLVAAEAADAYFRVRGAQQRIAIAQQQVRTNARLLELVQFRLADGVGAERERAQAEAQLAQTRVTIPPLQIELETQLNRLDVLMGAHPGTYAAELLAPVERATVPQISVAQGPANLLQRRPDVIAAERRLAASSARIGVATAEYYPKLSLSALLGFESLSAGKLFTAAAFQPAAAAGLRWRLFDFGRVDAEVAQARGANAEALATYRKAMLRATEDVENAIIALTQLELQSKDLAVEVAAHARARGAAEDAYKGGAVSLFEVLEEDRLLLAARDQQARVRADNARAAVATFRALGGGW, encoded by the coding sequence ATGCCGCAAGATCCCTCCCGTTCTGCCCTCCATCCCACCACGCGCTCCCGTCTGCAGCGCCCCGGCGCCGGCATCGCCCCCCGCGCCGTGCCGCTGCTGCTGGCGGCCGCGCTCGCCGCCTGCGCGGTGGGGCCCGACTACCAGACTCCGTCGTCGGATCTGCCGGCCGCCTACCCGCACGCCGCGGCATTGGAAGCCCGCGAAGCCACCCGCGAAGCGCCGGCGCTCGACAGTTGGTGGCAGGGCTTTGACGACCCCGCGCTGACCCGGGTGATCCGGCGTGCGCTGGAACAGAACCTCGACCTGGCAGCCGCCATCGCGCGCGTCGACCAGGCGCGCGCGGCGGCGCAGTACGCCGGCGCCGCGCTGCTGCCCGAAGGGTCGCTGTCGGGCAGCGTTGTCAAACAGCACCAATCGCTGGAAGGACCGCTGGGCAGCCTTGCCAACAGCCGGCCGGGCTTTGACCGCAACAGCACGGTGTACAGCGTGGGCGCCGGTGCGAGCTGGGAGATCGATGTGGCGGGCGGCCTGCGGCGCGGCGCCGAGGCGGCCAGCGCGGAAGCGCAGGCCGCCGAAGCCGAGCACATGGGCGTGCGCGTGCTGGTGGCCGCGGAAGCCGCCGATGCGTACTTCCGCGTGCGCGGCGCGCAGCAGCGCATCGCGATCGCGCAGCAGCAGGTGCGGACCAATGCCAGGCTGCTGGAACTGGTGCAGTTCCGTCTCGCCGACGGCGTTGGCGCGGAACGCGAACGAGCGCAGGCCGAAGCACAGCTCGCACAGACCCGCGTGACCATCCCGCCGCTGCAGATCGAGCTGGAGACGCAGCTGAACCGCCTCGACGTACTGATGGGCGCGCATCCGGGCACGTATGCAGCCGAACTGCTCGCGCCCGTCGAACGCGCCACGGTCCCGCAGATTTCCGTGGCGCAAGGCCCCGCCAACCTGCTGCAACGCCGCCCCGACGTGATTGCCGCCGAACGCCGGCTGGCAGCATCGAGCGCCCGCATCGGCGTGGCCACTGCCGAGTACTACCCGAAGCTGTCGCTGTCGGCGCTGCTCGGGTTCGAAAGCCTTTCCGCCGGCAAGCTGTTCACCGCCGCCGCGTTCCAGCCTGCCGCTGCCGCGGGGCTGCGCTGGCGGCTGTTCGACTTCGGGCGGGTGGACGCCGAGGTAGCGCAGGCCAGGGGCGCCAACGCCGAGGCGCTGGCCACCTACCGCAAGGCGATGCTGCGCGCCACCGAGGACGTGGAAAACGCGATCATCGCCCTGACCCAGCTGGAATTGCAGAGCAAGGACCTAGCCGTGGAAGTGGCCGCGCACGCGCGCGCCCGCGGCGCGGCCGAGGATGCCTACAAGGGCGGCGCCGTCAGCCTGTTCGAAGTGCTCGAAGAAGATCGCCTGCTGCTGGCCGCGCGCGACCAGCAGGCGCGTGTGCGCGCCGACAATGCCCGCGCGGCGGTGGCAACGTTCCGCGCGCTGGGTGGCGGCTGGTAG
- a CDS encoding ATP-binding protein, with amino-acid sequence MNLRALPWPRTLGSRLFLILLAGLVVAHGLSFGVLFGERYITARQVMLGTLETDVSTSIAILDRLPAAERPQWLRYVNRGNYQYVLGPGLPGMPEMSEQAQEIADRITEASGGRFPVRVESIPGQGKRLQAHLTLSDGSPLTIDVHPKPPPVAQWLPYVLVLQLLLLVLCCWLAVRLSLRPVVALANAADALDPNAAGKPLAETGPTELVRAARAFNAMRERIARFVEERVQILAAISHDLQTPITRMRLRAEMAEDSEDKRKLVHDLAEIETLVKEGLAYARAMHGDGEKASRIDIGSFVESLVYDYQDTGKAVTILQNIGGAIMTRPHALRRILTNLTDNAIKFGGAAELSVRRDGAVVVIGVLDRGPGIPAEKLESVVQPFVRLEESRNRETGGTGLGLAIAHQLALAIGGSLTLRNREGGGLEAQLRLG; translated from the coding sequence GTGAATCTCCGCGCCTTGCCGTGGCCCCGCACGCTGGGCTCGCGGCTGTTCCTGATCTTGCTGGCCGGGCTCGTGGTGGCCCATGGGCTGTCGTTCGGCGTGCTGTTTGGGGAGCGCTACATCACCGCGCGCCAGGTGATGCTCGGCACGCTGGAAACCGACGTGTCCACGTCGATCGCCATCCTCGACCGCTTGCCCGCGGCGGAGCGGCCGCAGTGGCTACGGTACGTCAATCGCGGCAACTACCAATATGTGTTGGGGCCGGGTCTGCCAGGCATGCCGGAGATGAGCGAGCAGGCCCAGGAGATCGCCGATCGCATCACCGAGGCGAGCGGCGGCCGCTTTCCCGTCAGGGTCGAGTCGATCCCGGGGCAAGGCAAACGCCTGCAGGCGCACCTCACCCTCAGCGATGGCAGCCCCCTGACCATCGACGTGCATCCGAAGCCGCCACCCGTCGCGCAATGGCTGCCCTATGTGCTGGTGCTGCAGCTCTTGCTGCTGGTGCTGTGCTGCTGGCTGGCCGTACGGCTGTCGCTGCGTCCCGTGGTGGCGCTGGCCAATGCCGCCGACGCGCTCGACCCGAACGCCGCGGGCAAGCCGCTGGCCGAGACCGGTCCGACGGAACTGGTGCGTGCGGCGCGCGCGTTCAACGCCATGCGCGAGCGCATCGCACGCTTTGTCGAGGAACGCGTGCAGATCCTGGCGGCGATCTCGCACGACCTGCAGACGCCGATCACGCGCATGAGGCTGCGCGCCGAGATGGCGGAGGACTCCGAAGACAAGCGCAAGCTGGTGCACGACCTCGCCGAGATCGAGACGCTGGTGAAAGAGGGGCTGGCCTATGCGCGCGCCATGCATGGCGACGGCGAGAAGGCATCGCGGATCGACATCGGGTCATTTGTCGAGAGCCTGGTCTACGACTACCAGGACACCGGCAAGGCCGTCACGATCCTGCAGAACATCGGCGGCGCCATCATGACGCGGCCGCATGCGCTGCGCCGCATCCTGACCAACCTGACCGACAACGCGATCAAGTTCGGCGGGGCGGCGGAGCTGAGCGTGCGGCGCGATGGCGCGGTGGTGGTGATCGGCGTGCTCGATCGCGGCCCCGGCATCCCGGCGGAGAAGCTTGAATCCGTGGTGCAGCCGTTTGTCAGGCTCGAGGAATCGCGCAACCGCGAGACCGGCGGCACCGGCCTGGGCCTGGCCATTGCGCACCAGCTGGCGCTGGCGATCGGCGGTTCGCTGACGCTGCGCAATCGCGAGGGCGGCGGGCTGGAGGCGCAGCTCAGGCTCGGCTGA
- a CDS encoding response regulator, with amino-acid sequence MDAHVDHVLVVDDDREIRELVSTYLTKNGLRVTVAQDGRQMRSILEANAVDLIVLDVMMPGDDGLVLCRELRAGKHKTTPILMLTARSDETDRILGLEMGADDYLPKPFAARELLARIKAVLRRTRMLPPNLQITEAGQLLAFGDWQLDTTARHLIDRDGIIVALSGAEYRLLRVFVDHPQRVLNRDQLLSLTQGREAEMFERSVDLLVSRLRQHLRDDAREPRYIKTVRSEGYVFSVPVEIREARQ; translated from the coding sequence ATGGATGCACACGTCGACCATGTCCTGGTTGTCGATGACGACCGGGAAATCCGCGAGCTGGTATCGACCTACCTGACCAAGAATGGCCTGCGCGTGACCGTAGCGCAGGATGGCCGGCAAATGCGCTCGATCCTGGAAGCCAACGCCGTCGACCTGATCGTGCTGGACGTGATGATGCCCGGCGACGATGGCCTGGTGCTGTGTCGTGAACTGCGAGCCGGCAAGCACAAGACCACCCCGATCCTGATGCTGACCGCGCGCAGCGACGAGACCGATCGCATTCTCGGCCTCGAAATGGGTGCCGACGACTATCTCCCCAAGCCTTTCGCGGCGCGCGAGTTGCTGGCCCGCATCAAGGCGGTGCTGCGCAGGACGCGCATGCTGCCGCCCAACCTGCAGATCACCGAAGCGGGCCAGCTGCTGGCGTTCGGCGACTGGCAGCTGGACACCACGGCGCGGCACTTGATCGACCGCGATGGCATCATCGTCGCGCTCAGTGGCGCGGAATACCGCTTGCTGCGCGTGTTTGTCGACCATCCGCAGCGCGTGCTCAACCGCGACCAGCTGCTCAGCCTCACGCAAGGCCGCGAGGCGGAAATGTTCGAACGCTCGGTCGACCTGCTGGTCAGCCGCTTGCGCCAGCATCTCCGGGACGATGCGCGCGAGCCCCGCTACATCAAGACCGTGCGCAGCGAGGGCTACGTGTTCTCGGTGCCGGTCGAGATCCGGGAGGCCCGGCAGTGA
- a CDS encoding SDR family NAD(P)-dependent oxidoreductase, with protein MTTHIHAGTAVITGASSGIGAIYADRLARRGHDLILVARNRSRLEALARRISDDTGRSVEIVTADLGQAADVRRIEELLRSDASITTLVNNAGVGAAAPLEVSDVDKMQAMIELNVTALTRLTYAAAPAFVARGEGTIINIASIVAVAPEILNGVYGGTKAFVLAFTQSLQHELAGKGVRVQAVLPGATRTEFWDTAGHSVENLPQGIVMSGDDLVDAALAGLDLGEVITVPSLPDDADWKAFEAARAALGPNLSRDRPAARYGVAR; from the coding sequence ATGACGACTCACATCCACGCCGGCACCGCCGTCATCACCGGCGCCTCGTCCGGCATCGGCGCGATCTATGCGGATCGCCTCGCGCGCCGCGGCCACGATCTCATCCTGGTGGCGCGCAATCGCTCCCGCCTCGAAGCGCTGGCCCGCCGCATCAGCGACGATACCGGCCGCTCGGTCGAGATCGTGACCGCGGACCTTGGCCAGGCTGCCGATGTCCGCCGCATCGAAGAACTGTTGCGCAGCGATGCCAGCATCACCACCCTGGTCAACAATGCCGGCGTCGGCGCCGCGGCACCGCTGGAGGTCTCGGACGTCGACAAGATGCAGGCGATGATCGAGCTCAACGTCACGGCCCTGACCCGCCTGACTTATGCCGCCGCGCCGGCATTCGTGGCGCGCGGCGAAGGCACCATCATCAATATCGCGTCGATCGTCGCGGTGGCGCCCGAGATCCTGAATGGCGTCTATGGCGGCACGAAAGCGTTCGTGCTGGCCTTTACCCAGTCGTTGCAGCATGAGCTTGCCGGCAAGGGCGTGCGCGTGCAGGCCGTGCTTCCCGGCGCCACGCGGACCGAGTTCTGGGACACCGCCGGCCATTCGGTCGAAAACCTGCCGCAAGGCATCGTGATGAGCGGCGACGACCTGGTCGATGCCGCGCTGGCCGGGCTTGACCTGGGTGAAGTGATTACCGTGCCATCGCTGCCCGACGACGCGGACTGGAAGGCGTTCGAGGCTGCACGTGCCGCGCTCGGTCCCAATCTGTCACGTGACCGGCCCGCGGCCCGGTACGGCGTGGCGCGGTAG
- a CDS encoding DUF4148 domain-containing protein, whose translation MKLITISLLAAALMASSLAFPTHAQAADTNATSRALTREAVRADLEAWHRAGLSEYRLGDRASNFENAEYQKRLALYQRLQAEQATATAR comes from the coding sequence ATGAAACTCATCACGATTTCTTTGCTCGCTGCAGCGCTGATGGCTTCGAGCCTCGCTTTCCCGACGCATGCGCAAGCAGCCGATACGAACGCCACCAGCCGCGCCCTGACCCGCGAAGCCGTGCGCGCCGATCTCGAAGCCTGGCACCGCGCCGGGCTGTCGGAGTACCGGCTTGGCGACCGCGCTTCCAACTTCGAAAACGCCGAGTATCAGAAGCGCCTCGCGCTGTATCAGCGCCTTCAGGCCGAACAGGCGACCGCCACGGCTCGGTGA
- a CDS encoding enoyl-CoA hydratase produces the protein MTPEIRIDLTGGVLTMTLARPDKKNALTNDMYGALADTIEQAQQDRRIRVLLVQGDGDMFTAGNDIGEFAAIAAGKHGGERHVHRFLHALANSTVPTVAAVNGKAVGVGTTMLLHCDYVVLGQDSQLITPFVNLALVPEAASSHLLPLRIGHVRAFEMFALGEPLDAQTAVAWGIANKVVGNDQLRPEARRMAEKLATRPPGSLSAMKKLMRDAEKLVSQMHSESARFEERLASAEAREAFQAFAEKRKPDFTRLDGQ, from the coding sequence ATGACCCCCGAAATCCGCATTGACCTCACCGGCGGCGTGCTGACCATGACGCTTGCCCGGCCCGACAAGAAGAACGCCCTGACGAACGACATGTATGGCGCACTCGCCGACACGATCGAGCAGGCGCAACAGGACCGGCGTATCCGGGTCCTGCTGGTCCAGGGAGACGGGGACATGTTCACCGCCGGCAACGACATCGGCGAATTCGCCGCGATCGCGGCGGGAAAGCACGGCGGCGAACGCCACGTGCATCGCTTCCTGCACGCCCTTGCCAACTCGACGGTACCGACTGTCGCCGCCGTCAACGGCAAGGCCGTCGGCGTCGGAACTACCATGCTGCTGCATTGCGACTACGTCGTGCTCGGCCAGGATTCGCAGTTGATCACGCCTTTCGTCAACCTGGCGCTGGTTCCCGAGGCGGCATCGAGCCATCTGCTCCCGCTGCGGATCGGCCACGTCAGGGCCTTCGAGATGTTCGCGCTGGGCGAGCCGCTCGACGCGCAGACCGCGGTGGCCTGGGGCATCGCGAACAAGGTCGTCGGCAATGACCAGTTGCGGCCGGAGGCGCGCCGCATGGCCGAGAAGCTTGCCACCCGGCCGCCGGGCTCGCTGAGCGCCATGAAAAAATTGATGCGCGATGCGGAAAAACTGGTGTCGCAGATGCACAGCGAAAGCGCCAGGTTCGAGGAGCGGCTGGCCAGTGCGGAAGCCAGGGAAGCCTTCCAGGCTTTCGCCGAAAAGCGCAAGCCGGACTTCACCAGGCTCGACGGGCAGTAA
- a CDS encoding MarR family winged helix-turn-helix transcriptional regulator: MEPRLVYLLNVGQRRLQRWSQARIASGGVTSAQAGLLFFLGRNDGALMSEAAAALDLGAPGMSGLADRTERAGLIERRPDDSDRRASRLWLTEAGRKARLRSKASMKVLNARLTEGFTPDEIDVVARWLGSLQTKFPAADEHQE, translated from the coding sequence ATGGAACCTCGCCTCGTCTACCTGTTGAACGTGGGCCAGCGGCGCCTGCAGCGGTGGTCTCAAGCGCGCATTGCCTCCGGTGGCGTGACATCCGCCCAGGCCGGGCTGCTGTTCTTTCTGGGCAGGAATGATGGCGCGCTGATGAGCGAGGCCGCCGCGGCACTCGATCTGGGCGCACCCGGGATGAGCGGGCTGGCCGACCGGACCGAACGGGCCGGCCTGATCGAGCGCCGGCCGGACGATAGCGATCGCCGTGCATCGCGCCTGTGGCTGACGGAAGCGGGGCGCAAGGCGCGCCTGCGCTCCAAGGCCAGCATGAAGGTATTGAATGCCAGGCTGACCGAGGGCTTCACCCCGGACGAGATCGACGTAGTGGCGCGCTGGCTGGGCAGTTTGCAGACGAAATTTCCGGCCGCCGACGAGCATCAGGAGTAA
- a CDS encoding DUF1097 domain-containing protein, giving the protein MSNTSTPAAMAISPGTFHGITLVGAVVAAVTTFVTLAAALPAWAMFLGWVGYNSRGQTVREGLANLVALLLGIVFGAGTALLIGWLSPHVGNLATPLAVFADVVLVLSLRALPGINNPLAYFLGLISFFAASQPPTPSLLAGLVAAGVLGALGGGISNVLQGRLAR; this is encoded by the coding sequence ATGTCGAACACCAGCACTCCTGCCGCCATGGCAATTTCGCCGGGCACGTTCCATGGCATTACGCTGGTCGGGGCCGTGGTGGCCGCAGTGACAACTTTCGTGACGCTTGCCGCGGCGTTGCCGGCCTGGGCCATGTTCCTTGGCTGGGTCGGCTACAACTCGCGCGGCCAGACGGTGCGCGAAGGCCTGGCGAATCTTGTGGCACTCCTGCTCGGCATCGTGTTTGGCGCCGGGACGGCACTGCTGATCGGATGGCTGTCCCCGCACGTCGGGAACCTTGCTACGCCGCTTGCTGTATTCGCCGATGTGGTGCTCGTGCTCAGCTTGCGGGCCTTGCCCGGCATCAACAACCCGCTTGCCTACTTTCTGGGGCTGATCAGCTTCTTTGCCGCGAGCCAGCCTCCGACTCCGTCGTTGCTGGCCGGACTGGTCGCGGCGGGGGTGCTCGGCGCGCTGGGCGGTGGCATCAGCAATGTGCTGCAGGGACGCCTGGCGCGCTAG
- a CDS encoding organic hydroperoxide resistance protein: MTRIENVLYTGKVHITAGGRNGEARSDDGRLNLQLSSPGSSGSGTNPEQLLATGWSACFIGAIGLAAGKMKVRLPSDLSVDAEVDLGTAGEAYLLQARLNVRIPGIERDVAQALVDTAHQTCPYSKALRGNIHVETKLI, from the coding sequence ATGACCCGCATCGAAAATGTGCTGTACACCGGCAAGGTCCATATCACCGCGGGTGGCCGCAACGGCGAAGCCCGTAGCGATGACGGCCGCCTGAACCTGCAGTTGTCGTCGCCGGGGTCCAGCGGATCCGGCACGAACCCGGAGCAATTGCTGGCGACGGGATGGTCGGCATGCTTTATCGGCGCGATCGGACTGGCTGCCGGCAAGATGAAGGTCAGGCTGCCGTCGGACCTGTCCGTCGACGCGGAAGTCGACCTGGGCACGGCCGGCGAAGCCTACCTGCTGCAGGCCCGCCTCAATGTCCGGATTCCCGGCATCGAGCGCGACGTGGCCCAGGCACTGGTGGATACCGCGCACCAGACTTGCCCGTATTCGAAGGCCCTGCGCGGCAACATCCATGTCGAAACCAAACTGATCTGA
- a CDS encoding hydroxyquinol 1,2-dioxygenase encodes MTTNIARRFVLAIALTAAAAGAQAASLSHVGARDPYTDGARSVLDARDPYSEGARSVQEPRSAYSDGARSFDPFTDGARMLAGLDRTGVSAAPARSADPYLDGAHA; translated from the coding sequence ATGACTACCAACATCGCCCGCCGTTTCGTACTGGCCATCGCCTTGACCGCCGCAGCGGCAGGTGCCCAGGCCGCGAGCCTGTCCCATGTGGGCGCGCGTGACCCGTACACCGACGGCGCCCGCTCGGTGCTGGATGCGCGCGACCCGTACAGCGAAGGGGCGCGTTCGGTGCAGGAGCCGCGCAGCGCGTACAGCGACGGCGCCCGCAGCTTCGATCCCTTCACCGATGGCGCACGGATGCTGGCCGGCCTGGACCGCACCGGCGTCTCCGCGGCACCGGCGCGCAGTGCCGACCCCTATCTCGACGGCGCACACGCCTGA
- a CDS encoding VWA domain-containing protein yields the protein MQFLWPQMLWLLLLLPLLAAAYLYLLARRKKIALLYSSLALPRAALGRRQRLRRHIPPLLFLLALGAALLACARPTATVTLPSDTITLVLAMDTSRSMEATDVAPTRISAAQQAARDLIVGLPASVRLGIVSFAATATVVLPPTDNRQDMIDAIDRFQLQRGTATGSGLIQALAMLFPDDGIDLEAILFSGESLAPGPGGRSMTEAAAADAVRKRDLEQPAALPGSYRHGAVILLSDGRRTTGPDPLDAARMAAQRGVRVYTVGFGMPQDGGAAVSGLSFYMQLDEPTLRAVAALTDGEYFQAGSAADLTQVYRRLSARFVLERRAIEIGALLAAASAVLLAAACGLSLLWFRR from the coding sequence ATGCAGTTTCTCTGGCCGCAAATGCTATGGCTGCTGCTCTTGCTCCCACTGCTGGCAGCCGCCTACCTGTACCTGCTTGCGCGGCGCAAGAAAATCGCCCTGTTGTATTCCAGCCTTGCGCTGCCGCGCGCCGCGCTGGGCCGCAGGCAACGGCTGCGGCGTCATATCCCGCCGCTGCTCTTCCTGCTCGCGCTGGGCGCGGCGCTGCTGGCTTGCGCCCGTCCTACGGCGACCGTCACGCTGCCGTCCGACACCATCACCCTGGTGCTGGCCATGGATACTTCCCGCAGCATGGAGGCCACCGATGTCGCGCCCACCCGGATCAGCGCGGCCCAGCAGGCTGCGCGGGATCTTATCGTCGGGCTGCCGGCCAGCGTGCGCCTGGGCATTGTCTCTTTTGCCGCCACGGCGACCGTGGTGCTGCCCCCGACCGACAACCGGCAGGACATGATCGACGCGATCGACCGCTTCCAGCTCCAGCGCGGCACGGCGACAGGCAGCGGGCTGATCCAGGCGCTGGCGATGCTGTTTCCCGACGATGGCATCGACCTGGAAGCGATCCTCTTCAGTGGCGAGTCGCTCGCCCCCGGGCCGGGTGGCAGATCGATGACAGAGGCCGCGGCGGCGGACGCCGTCCGCAAGCGCGACCTGGAGCAGCCGGCGGCGCTGCCGGGCTCTTACCGGCACGGTGCGGTGATCCTCCTCAGCGACGGCCGCCGCACCACCGGCCCGGACCCCCTGGACGCCGCGCGCATGGCGGCCCAGCGCGGCGTTCGCGTCTACACCGTGGGCTTCGGCATGCCGCAGGACGGGGGTGCGGCAGTGTCTGGCCTGTCTTTCTACATGCAGCTGGACGAGCCCACCTTGCGCGCGGTCGCGGCGCTCACTGACGGCGAGTACTTCCAGGCAGGCTCGGCCGCGGACCTGACGCAGGTGTATCGCCGGCTGAGCGCCCGTTTCGTGCTCGAGCGCAGGGCAATCGAGATCGGCGCCTTGCTGGCGGCGGCCTCGGCCGTGCTGCTGGCGGCGGCGTGCGGGCTGTCGCTGCTGTGGTTCCGGCGCTGA
- a CDS encoding plasmid fertility inhibition factor family protein — MSEDQVQRGPDGNWIVPIPGHSPYTFTRMKCGFDAPDSRHKVVVINLAKLLACADRDTTDYVLQAAQYWHAGMVRGICEFLAPGQERIPEVPYVTFTTRRRRTLSGLIGIASEGVVSFRNGQHRARYLAFAGASSLPVEVHETEAELLERFCGWGR, encoded by the coding sequence TTGTCAGAAGATCAGGTGCAACGGGGTCCTGACGGGAACTGGATAGTTCCTATCCCCGGTCACAGTCCTTACACGTTCACCCGCATGAAATGCGGTTTCGATGCCCCCGACTCGCGCCACAAGGTGGTCGTGATCAACCTGGCGAAACTGCTCGCCTGCGCCGACCGCGATACCACGGACTATGTCCTTCAGGCTGCGCAGTACTGGCATGCGGGCATGGTGCGCGGCATTTGCGAGTTCCTGGCGCCCGGCCAGGAGCGGATTCCGGAAGTCCCCTATGTAACGTTCACAACCCGGCGCCGCCGTACGCTATCCGGGCTGATCGGCATTGCCAGTGAAGGCGTGGTGTCGTTTCGAAACGGCCAGCATCGCGCCCGCTATCTGGCGTTTGCCGGCGCAAGCAGCCTGCCGGTTGAAGTCCATGAAACCGAGGCGGAACTGCTCGAGCGATTCTGCGGGTGGGGTCGTTAG
- a CDS encoding porin, with amino-acid sequence MKRTMIALAAMVACGAVKAQSSVTLYGVMDVNVEYVNHVGAVPQASNGFNPGTGGKAFRQDAGGYSGSRWGLRGKEDLGGGLKSVFVLESGFSSDTGTLQQGGRIFGRQAFVGVESPYGQITFGRQYHSLFSTLANFVPARYASQYEPTGVIAGANFRQDNAVKYTGVFGGLTAMANWSFGVGTTLPQVAPALPTAGGNGEVPGQFRRDTSYGAGLNYLAGPFGVGVGYDQWNPTIGTGHGTYKKAAVMASYALNGTAKVMGGYRWGQNKNQNGTLIQRDDFYWIGGQYRFSPTLDFTLEYNYQDVKNLGGNTHIANPWQIALIADYVLSKRTDIYLTTAYSKNAGLAMESAASNFATSLTLNSYALPNGQTSMFGVAVGIRHVF; translated from the coding sequence ATGAAAAGAACGATGATCGCCCTCGCCGCGATGGTTGCGTGTGGCGCAGTCAAAGCGCAATCCAGCGTAACGCTCTACGGCGTGATGGACGTGAACGTCGAGTACGTTAATCACGTTGGTGCCGTGCCGCAGGCGAGTAACGGATTCAATCCGGGCACGGGCGGCAAAGCATTCAGACAGGACGCCGGCGGCTACTCCGGCTCGCGCTGGGGCCTTCGCGGCAAGGAAGACCTGGGCGGCGGGCTGAAATCGGTTTTCGTTCTGGAGAGCGGCTTCTCGAGCGATACCGGTACCCTGCAACAGGGTGGCCGGATATTTGGCCGCCAGGCCTTTGTTGGCGTTGAGTCGCCATATGGCCAGATTACTTTCGGCCGGCAATACCATTCGTTGTTCTCCACGCTAGCCAACTTTGTCCCGGCGCGATATGCCAGCCAGTATGAGCCTACCGGCGTGATTGCCGGTGCCAACTTCCGCCAGGACAACGCGGTGAAGTACACCGGCGTGTTCGGGGGGCTCACGGCCATGGCAAACTGGTCGTTTGGCGTGGGCACAACACTTCCGCAAGTCGCTCCCGCCCTCCCGACTGCTGGTGGCAACGGTGAAGTGCCAGGGCAGTTCCGCCGGGACACAAGCTATGGAGCAGGGCTGAACTATCTTGCCGGGCCTTTCGGGGTGGGCGTCGGCTATGACCAATGGAATCCGACGATCGGCACTGGCCACGGTACCTATAAGAAGGCTGCTGTCATGGCCAGCTACGCTCTCAATGGAACGGCGAAGGTAATGGGCGGTTATCGCTGGGGTCAGAACAAGAATCAAAATGGCACGTTGATTCAACGTGACGATTTCTACTGGATTGGCGGTCAATACCGGTTCTCACCGACTCTCGATTTCACGCTCGAGTACAACTACCAGGACGTGAAGAACCTGGGAGGGAACACTCACATTGCCAACCCCTGGCAGATTGCGCTGATTGCAGACTACGTGCTCTCCAAGCGTACCGACATCTACCTGACCACGGCCTATTCAAAGAACGCTGGCCTGGCCATGGAATCGGCGGCAAGCAATTTCGCCACCAGCCTTACGTTGAATAGTTACGCGCTCCCCAATGGCCAGACCTCGATGTTTGGCGTTGCCGTGGGTATCCGTCACGTCTTCTGA